TGATTCTTGGCCTGATCAGGAAGCGCTCGGTGAGTATCACGCTCGGAGCTGGAACGCTGGGCCGTCCTTGTCAGTGCCCTCGTTGCTGGGTGAGGGCAGCTCCGCGGCGTCCACCTCTCGCCATGCCGACCGCCTACGCCGCTCAGCGTCGTCTATGCGCAGAATCCGCAGAATCGTTCCCCTGAGGGAAAGTGCACAGGTCGGCCTCCGGGCAGGGCCACGCTCCTACGTAAGCCGGCCCAATCCGCAGAATTCCACAGAAACGTCCAGCGCTATTCGTCGCCTCCAGGGCACCGAACGACCAGCTCGATGCGGTCGCCACGGAGCACTCGACGGTGCTTGCGCGGCCCAGGGATGATCTCGAAGACCGGTACCCCTTCGGGGATGCCGCCGAACTCCCGCAGCTCTCCTGAGGTCGCCAGTTCCCGCCGCTCGTCCGGCGTCGGCATGCGAGTGATCACCCGGGCTCCGTCCGGCACGTCGTACGGCTCCCGCGTCGGCTCAACGGCCACCATGGAGCCTCGCTTGCGAACCGTCGTGATCCGCCCCTCTGCCCGCAGATAGGCCAGCGCCTCGCGAACTGTGTCGCGGCCAACCTCGTACTTCTGCGCCAGTTGAGCCTCGGAGGGCAGCCACGCTCCGGGCTGGTAGCGGCCAGCCGTGATGTCGTCGCGGATCGCAGCGGCGACCTGTCGGTAGACCGGCACCCCAGAGCTGTAGTCGATCACAGCACACAAGTGTCACAGGGCTATATTGCCATGAGGCTTGTGGCCATGAGGCCCTAGCATCTACGTGGGCAAACGTTCAACAGAGAAGATTTTCGGCGCACCAAGTATCCGAAACGGTGACAGAGGACGCAATCTCACATGACTACTGCACGCAAAGCCCTGTCCGCTCCTGACCTGCGTGGGGCCTTCAAGCGGTTCTACGTCTGGCGCGACTCCGCCGGCAGATGGCACGCGAGGCCACTCCCCAAGCTGACACGCGGAGAGATCGCCTATGACATCCAGACGGAGCTGGTCGCCGACTCACCTCTCCACCTGGCCTACAAGTGCACATGGCAACGCAGCCGCCGCAAGGTCTACCGCTACCTGGAGAAGTACGCCGAGAGGAGCGCGACC
The nucleotide sequence above comes from Nonomuraea helvata. Encoded proteins:
- a CDS encoding GntR family transcriptional regulator, which produces MIDYSSGVPVYRQVAAAIRDDITAGRYQPGAWLPSEAQLAQKYEVGRDTVREALAYLRAEGRITTVRKRGSMVAVEPTREPYDVPDGARVITRMPTPDERRELATSGELREFGGIPEGVPVFEIIPGPRKHRRVLRGDRIELVVRCPGGDE